The genome window CGTCGTGCTCCATCGAGCTCTGCAGGCGTAGGTACTCGCCGGGCCATTCCGGGCCGCCCGGGAGCGGAGCGGGCGCCAGCGCGGGCACCGCAGAGGCGTACGGCGGCCGGCCGTAGCCCACGATCACGTTGGCGCCGCGCACCCGGCGGGCGCAGACGTCGCCGGTGTTGCCCTCGATGGTCAGGGCGTAGGCACCGCTGGTGCCGGTCACAACGCCCACGTGCTCGATGCCAGCAACGGTGAGGTTGCCCTCCCAGTTGAAGAACGCGATGTCCCCGGCCTGGATACCGTCGATGCCGCTGTGCCACTGGCCGGCGTCGGCGAATGCCTGGGCGTGGGCGACGGTGTAGGCGTAGTCCTGACTGCTCGGGCACACGGCGGCGAAGTTGCCGGACTGGCGGGCCCACTCGGTGACGGCTTCGTCGCACCAGGGCGCGGCGGCGTACTCCTGGCCCTCGCGGCTGGCGTAGTCGTTGGTGAGCGCGTTGGGGCGTCCGGACAGGCCGAGGGACTGCTCGGCGGTCTGGATCATCGAGTCGAGGCTCATGCGGTGGTCTCCTCGGTGGTGGTCGGGGCGCCGTAGACGCCGCGGGCATCCGGGGCGCCGAACTCGGCGTGCAGGATCGCCTGCTCGTCGGGGGTGGTCGGGCCGTTGCCGGTGTCGCGCAGCAGCTGGTACTGCGGCACGTCGGGAGTGGCCGGGGGCGGGGTGGTCATGAGGTCTCCTGAATCTGCTGAACTTGGTTGCGTGGTGCGTGAATTGTGGTGATGGCGTCCGGGGGCGGTGTAGCGTCGGCCGGAGCCGATAGGGGGCATGATGAAGATCCGCAGGGCATGGGTGGCTGTAGCGGCAGTGGCGGTCGTTGCCGGGGGGAGCGCCACCGCGGTGGCGCTCAGCGCGCCGGCTGGCGGCAGCAGGACGACGGTGGTTCAGGTGGGTGACCAGGTCGCCAGTCCGGCGCCGTCCGACAGCGCGACCGCGACGGCCTCTGCGAGCACCAGCACGTCACCGACCGCCGCACCGACGGCCCAGACGCCGACCTCGGCTGCAGCTGCCGCGCCGAAGCCGACGGCCAGCCAGAGCCCGACGAGGGGAACGAAGTTGACCAGTCCGACCGCGCCGGCCGACAGCCCGACGCCGCCCAGCGCCTCCCCGCCCGCGCAGACGCCCGACGGGCCGCCCGGCGCGGTGGCCGGCCAGCACAACGGGGGCACCGGAACGGTGGACAACGGCCCGTACCCGAGCCGCGCGGCCGACCCCAGCAGTGCTCCGGGCGCGCCGAACGGTGGGATGCGGCCGACATTCGCCGACCCGACACCGAGCGCGAGTTCGTCCTGATCAGGACTGCACGCCGTACGTGGACAGGCCCTTGACGCCGATCGTGCCGGAGCCCGAGGTCGTGCGAGCCTGCCAGTGCAGGTACATGCGCTGCTGGTAGGCACCGCCGACCGCGCCCTGGAGCCTGCCGTAGGTGAACGCGCCCGCAGGGCAGGCCACGGTTGGGCCGATCTGGATTCCAGAGTCGTCAACGAGCTGGATCTCGCCAGCAGTTGAGCTATCTGAGCAGCGCACGAGGTAGTTGGCCTCCACCTTCGGGTGCTGCTTGATCCACGGCAGATGCATCACGGTGGCGAAGGTGGCACCGCTGGTGGTGTAGGCCGGGTACTCGGTGGCGCCGAACCAGCCGGACGCGTCGATGTACGGCGCTGCGAGGCCGCCCGCTACCAGGTCCTCGGCGAAGAGCCCGTTGCCGAGGTGGTCCCAGATCGTCACGGGCTGTACGCCGCTGCCGGCGCCGGTCCACACCGTCAGCGCGACGCTGCCGTCCTCCCGCCGCACGATGAGGCCCTGCTGGTCGCTCCCGTCCGGGTGGCTCGGAGTCTGCTTGCCGATGTAGAGGATCTGCTGGCCGGCCGGGGTGGTGACGATCAGCCGGCCGCCCTGGCCGATGCTGACGTCCCCGCCGAGGATCTGGGTGAGCGCGGGCCGGATCTGGGCGCGGCCGGTCAGCTGGCGCAGCTGGTCCTCGATGGTGCTGATCCGGTCGAGGATCGTCTGCGGAACTTCGGGCATCAGATGGCCTCCAGGTAGAGGTCGGTGCTCTCCGGCCGGCCGCGTTCCTCGGGGGTGACCTTGTAGCCGACGAGCCGGTAGCGGGCCGTCCACCCCGCCGGAGACCAAACGGGGTCCAGCACGTTGAGGCGGATCGTGGAGCCGAGCGGCGGCAGGGCACCACCACCGGTGAGCACCCGCACGGTCGGGATGATGATCGGCCGGACCGCGCGGGCAAGGTCGGCGGCAGCGTGCTGGTCGAGGTCGCTCTGCACCGAAACGGTGCTGTAGTCGCTGGAGCCGTCCAGGCGCGGCCAGCCCGCGGCGTAGTCGGCCGGGGTGGTCAGCGGCCCGGACACGAGCGGGTAGGAGACCCCGGCGATGTTGGCGTTGATCGTTGCGCCGCGGCTGGTCCAGGCGTTGGCCTGGGCTGTGGCGTCCTGCGGCAGGCTGAGGGCAGTAATCGGGCCGGGGCTGGTAAGGACCACGTCGCTCGACCCGGCGGTGATCTTGGGGTAGCCGAGCTGCAGGGCCTTGTGGCGCGCGCCGGTGCCATCCCGGTAGCAGTTGATCCGCCACTCGAATCCGCCCTGCATGGCGGCCAGCTGGTCGATGAGCTGACCGACCCACGGCAGGTCGTACGACAGGTAGGTGGCGTTGCGGAGCGTCCCGGACGTGAGGGTGTAGTCGATCTCCACGCCGATGTTCCCACCAGTCCGCCCCTGGCAGTAGGCGATCAGGCCGCGTGCGATGTCCAACTGGTCCACAGCTGTAGATACCTGGGTGTCGGTCAGCTGCTGGTGTGCACGGAAGTACGATTCGACACCGGCGGCCTGGATCGGGAGCGTCCACCGGCCGCGCTCGTCCCGGGTCGGGGTGGCGGTCCACAGGATCCCGCCCCAGACGATGTCCATGCCGCGCTGCAGCCACAGCATCGTGCGACCAGGAAGCAGCGCCGCCTGGGCCCGGGCGGCCATCGCCGCATCCGGAATCGGCACCGTGCCGGCCAGCGAGCCGGTCTTGCCGATGTAGTCATCGAAGCTGAGGCCGCTGATTGGGATGCGGTCCATGAGCTGGTCGGATCGCAGGTCGCAGACCAGCAGCTGATCGGTCTGGGCCACGTCAGACCACCCGGTCCAGCAGCAGGTACGACGCGGCTTTCATCAGCGTTCCCGTGCCGTCGGAAGCACCTTGCGCCCACTGCACTCCGAAGCTTCCGGCCGTGCTGGAGGTGACCAGCAGGCCGTTGATCAGCGCCGTGTTGGTCGATCCGGCTCCGCGGCCGCCGAATACCTGGGCGTCCGTGATGGCAGCACGCCCGGTGATGACGGTCCCGACCGCGCTGGTGCCGGTGGAGTCCTGAGCGGTTGCCACCCAGTCGAACGTCGCCCCGGACGGCCCGACGAACTGCACCTTGATGTCGCCCGTAGTGCTCGCCTGGAACCCGAGGACACCGGTCACGGTGTAGACGGCGTTCGCCGCCACGTTCACGGTCAGCGCACTGTCTGCGGCAAGGGTGGTGTTGTTGGTCACCGCGGCGGAGTCGGCGGTACGGCGCGCGAGCAGGTAGCCGCCCGCGCCGGTGGCGTTCAAGGAACCGTTGACCTGCATCGCCCCAGCGCCAGAGCGAGAGAGGGAGACGTCGGAGCCGATGACGACCTGGCCGGCGGCGCCGAGGTACACCTTCGACTCCCAGGCGCTGCCGCTGTACCGCTCGATGTAGCCGTTGCCGTCCCGGTACTGGCCCGGGTAGGCGCCGACCGCAGCGCCGTCCGGGGTGATTCCGCCGACAGCCGCGGTGTAGGTGCGCCGGTCGGTCAGCGCGGTGCCCCAGCTGATCGGGCTGCCCGCGCTCGCGCCAGCCGGTACCGCGATGTCCCAGAGCCGCAGGTACGCCGTGCCGGTGGCCGGTGCGGCCGGCGCAAGCGGGGTGCTGGCTGCGGTGCCCTGGACGTAGACGACGGCGGCCAGGGTCTGGCCGCTCGTGTCGTAAAGCTGGTCGTACGCCACCAGGAACACACTGTCGATCCGGGGCAGGGAGGCGTGGCCGTTGGCCACGGTGATCGGCTCGGCCGCGGTGATCACGACCGGGTAGGCGCCCTGCGTTGCGGTGCCCTGGACGATTGCTCGGCCGATCGAGAGCGAGCCGGTCATGCCGGAGCCGGTGAGGAGCATCGGGGTGCCGCCCGGGACGACTCCGGCGCGGGTCTGGGTGGCGTCCAGCGGCGCGAACGTGCCGATCGGCGCCAGCCGGGAGTCGGAGCGCGTCTGGCCCGGGTTGAGCTGCCAGGCGGAGCGGACCGTCACGGGGCCTCCTACCAGTAGGCGGAGCGGTACCGCACGGTGGCGGACGCTGCGGGGTCGGTGGATCCGGGCGCTGCCCGGAAGGACAAGGTCGAGGTGCCGGCCGGGAGGACGAACGACCCCTCGGGGGAACTGCGCAGGGTGGCGGTGGCGATGCGGGACTGGCCGCCTAGCAGGACCGTGCCGGCCCAGGTGTCCACGGTCAGGACATCCCCGAGGGCCAGCGTGATGCCGTACTCCAGGACCTGACCGGTGCTCAGTAGCGTGATCGAGGGGGTGGTGACGGGCCCTCGGAACTCGATGATCGGGTTCGCGTGTGCGGTGCCCGAGTTCGTGACCGCAACGTCGCCGGTACTTCCCGGTGTACCCCACGCCAACCCGGTTTCCGTGGGCGAACCCCAGCTCAAGCCGGTCTCGCTCGGCGCGCCCCAGCTCAGCCCGGACTCCGGCGCGGGCAGCCCGGTCACTGCGGACTGCTCGGCCACCACGTACCGGCGGGGGTCCGAGCACTCCCACTGCAGCGCGCCGCCGGCCGTCCAGCCGACCTGCCAGGTCGGGGTTACCGGCAGTGCCCGCCGGGTGAGCCGGGCCCAGACCAGCAGCGGCCCGCGTTCATCCAGCTGAACGACCAGCGGTTGCTCGGTGTTCGGGCCCGGCCCGGTTGAGAGCTCCAGGGTCCGCACCGCGGTTCCGAGGGCGCCGGGTGCGGTGCGGATCGTCAGGTCCGGCACGGTGATGGTGCGGACCTGGGAGAGGAACCGGCCCGGCCATGCGCCGATGTCCTGCGCGCGGGCGACCGTGCCGGAGTCCAGCGCGGGAGTCTCCTCCCACCCGGTGATGGTGCCCCATCGGTACGGAGTGGTGGCCACGCCGCCGGCCCGGGAGCGGCCGAGCAGCAGGGTGCCCCACTGGATCAGGCCCGGGCCGGTCACGAGCTCACCAGCCACGGTTGCTCACCCCCTCGCCTTGCCGAGCCACCAGAGTTCCTCGGCCGTGGACCGGGCGGACCCGGCGTTCGACTCGTAGTAGTTCTGGATGTGGAACCCGCTCGGGCCGCCGGCACCACCGAACGCAGCGAATCCCGGGGCACCGAACTGGTCGCCGCCTAGGGCCGCCTGGGCGGTGGTAGCGAGCTGGCGAGTTGCCGCCCGGACCCGGCCCTGGCCGGACAGGATGCCGTCGGCCAGGGCGCCC of Kitasatospora viridis contains these proteins:
- a CDS encoding peptidoglycan-binding protein, which codes for MSLDSMIQTAEQSLGLSGRPNALTNDYASREGQEYAAAPWCDEAVTEWARQSGNFAAVCPSSQDYAYTVAHAQAFADAGQWHSGIDGIQAGDIAFFNWEGNLTVAGIEHVGVVTGTSGAYALTIEGNTGDVCARRVRGANVIVGYGRPPYASAVPALAPAPLPGGPEWPGEYLRLQSSMEHDDNVRTWQQHMHDRGWSIAVDGWYGQQSDSICRQFQQDSTAHGWPLAVDGVVGPATWDATWRRPVS
- a CDS encoding phage distal tail protein; its protein translation is MAGELVTGPGLIQWGTLLLGRSRAGGVATTPYRWGTITGWEETPALDSGTVARAQDIGAWPGRFLSQVRTITVPDLTIRTAPGALGTAVRTLELSTGPGPNTEQPLVVQLDERGPLLVWARLTRRALPVTPTWQVGWTAGGALQWECSDPRRYVVAEQSAVTGLPAPESGLSWGAPSETGLSWGSPTETGLAWGTPGSTGDVAVTNSGTAHANPIIEFRGPVTTPSITLLSTGQVLEYGITLALGDVLTVDTWAGTVLLGGQSRIATATLRSSPEGSFVLPAGTSTLSFRAAPGSTDPAASATVRYRSAYW